A window of Dromiciops gliroides isolate mDroGli1 chromosome X, mDroGli1.pri, whole genome shotgun sequence contains these coding sequences:
- the L1TD1 gene encoding LINE-1 type transposase domain-containing protein 1 — MSKQKKNMSGKGYYNGRDDQDSSEASGKSKKNANWSQGQQEILEELKKEIRVVEEKLGREMRVMQENYEKKITTLAKQAQKNTEENNTLKNKIGQMAKEACKSTEEKNSLKTRVGQMEKDVQKFSEEKNFLRSRIGQMEKEVQSLTEEKNSLKMRMGQVEANDNMRHQETVRQNRKNDRIEENLKFLMGKTNDLENRSRRDHLRIIGLPECHDQKKSLEIIFQEIIKENCPNILYPDGKIEIERIHRSPPEKDPKMKAPRDVIAKFQNPLIKERILQAARKKQFKYRGATVRITQDLAPSTLKERRAWNMIFRRAKELGLQPRITYPARLSIILQGRRWAYNDIDEFHAFLMKRPDLNRKFDLHKQDAKRHRRVNMRE, encoded by the coding sequence atgagcaaacaaaaaaagaatatgtcagGAAAAGGCTATTACAATGGCAGGGATGACCAAGACAGCTCAGAAGCTTCaggcaaatcaaagaaaaatgccaaTTGGTCCCAGGGCCAGCAAGAAAtactggaagagttaaagaaagagataagagtagtagaggaaaaattgggaagagaaatgagagtgatgcaagaaaactatgaaaagaagATTACCACCTTGGCAAAACAGGcccaaaaaaatactgaagaaaataacaccttaaaaaacaaaattggccaaatggccAAAGAGGCATgcaaatccactgaagagaagaactccttaaaaacaagagttggccagatggaaaaggatGTGCAAAAATTCAGCGAAGAAAAGAACTTCCTGagaagcagaattggccaaatggaaaaagaggtccaaagtctcactgaagaaaaaaattccttaaaaatgagaatggggcaagtggaagctaatgacaacatgagacatcaagaaacggTGAGACAGAATCGAAAGAATGatagaatagaagaaaatttgaaatttctcatgggaaaaacaaatgacctggaaaatagatcgaggagagatcatttaagaattattggattacctgaatgccatgatcaaaagaagagcctggaaatcattttccaagaaatcatcaaggaaaactgccccaatattctGTATCCAgatggcaaaatagaaattgaacgcATCCATCGATctcctcctgaaaaagatcccaagaTGAAAGCTCCCAGGGatgtcatagccaaattccagaatcccCTGATCAAAGAGagaatacttcaagcagccaggaagaaacaattcaaataccgtGGAGCAActgtcaggatcacacaggatttGGCACCTTCCACACTGAAGGAgcggagggcttggaatatgatattccggagggcaAAAGAGCtcggattacaaccaagaataacctacccagcaagaCTGAGCATTATCCTTCAGGGGAGAAGATGGGCGTACAATGACATCGATGAGTTTcatgcattcctgatgaaaagaccagatctgaacagGAAATTTGACCTTCACAAACAAGATGCCAAGAGGCATAGAAGGGTAAACATGAGAGAGTAA